The proteins below come from a single Tissierella sp. MB52-C2 genomic window:
- a CDS encoding U32 family peptidase, giving the protein MDKIELLAPAGDLEKLKMAIRYGADAVYLGGESFGLRKASKNFSIEQIEEGIKFAHERGKKVYITLNIVPHDKDMEGLEEYVTKLHEIKADAVIVSDVGMFSVIKRTVPDLPIHISTQASVTNYETIMFWYDLGVRRIVLARELSFEEIKSLTDRLPKDLEIEAFVHGAMCMSYSGRCLISNYMTGRDANRGDCAHPCRYKYALVEEKRPGEYFPVFEDEDGTFIMNSKDLCMIEHIEKLMESGIISFKIEGRVKSAYYVATVIRAYRMAIDQYYKDPENYKFDEKWLKEIKKASHRDFTTGFYLGKPTNESQVYSTSSYVRGYDFVGMVLNYDKETKIATIEQRNRMFKGEEIEIFGPYKEFFTQTIEKMWDENMNEIEVAPHPQQIVKILMENPVEVMDIIRKEKED; this is encoded by the coding sequence TTGGATAAGATTGAATTATTGGCACCAGCAGGAGATTTGGAAAAATTGAAAATGGCCATTAGATATGGAGCAGATGCAGTATATCTAGGTGGAGAAAGTTTTGGACTAAGAAAGGCATCTAAAAATTTTTCAATTGAACAAATTGAAGAGGGAATCAAGTTTGCTCATGAAAGAGGAAAAAAAGTATATATTACTTTAAATATAGTACCCCATGATAAAGACATGGAAGGCTTGGAAGAATACGTTACAAAACTTCACGAAATAAAAGCAGATGCAGTTATAGTATCAGATGTGGGTATGTTTTCAGTAATTAAGAGAACAGTACCAGATTTACCTATACACATAAGCACTCAAGCATCAGTGACAAATTATGAAACCATAATGTTTTGGTATGATCTAGGAGTAAGAAGAATAGTATTAGCACGTGAACTATCCTTTGAAGAAATAAAGAGCTTAACTGATAGACTTCCAAAAGATTTGGAAATAGAAGCATTTGTCCATGGAGCCATGTGTATGTCCTATTCGGGAAGATGTTTAATCAGTAATTATATGACAGGAAGAGATGCAAATAGAGGAGATTGTGCCCATCCTTGCAGATATAAATATGCCCTTGTGGAAGAAAAAAGGCCTGGAGAATACTTTCCAGTATTTGAAGATGAAGATGGAACATTTATAATGAACTCCAAAGACCTTTGTATGATAGAGCATATAGAAAAATTAATGGAATCAGGTATCATAAGCTTTAAAATAGAAGGAAGAGTTAAATCTGCTTATTATGTAGCTACAGTTATTAGAGCCTATAGAATGGCAATAGATCAATACTATAAAGATCCTGAAAATTATAAATTTGACGAGAAATGGCTAAAGGAAATTAAAAAGGCAAGTCATAGGGATTTTACAACAGGATTTTATTTGGGAAAACCAACAAATGAATCACAAGTATATTCCACATCTTCCTATGTAAGAGGATATGATTTCGTTGGAATGGTATTAAATTATGATAAAGAGACTAAAATTGCCACAATAGAACAAAGAAATAGAATGTTTAAAGGTGAAGAAATAGAAATATTTGGTCCTTATAAAGAGTTTTTCACTCAAACTATTGAGAAAATGTGGGATGAAAATATGAATGAAATTGAAGTAGCACCTCATCCACAGCAAATAGTTAAAATTCTAATGGAAAATCCAGTAGAGGTCATGGATATAATTAGAAAAGAGAAGGAGGACTAA
- a CDS encoding O-methyltransferase, with protein MVNLNQINEEYIEDYIRQLLPKNNDNLQIMEKYAIDYHVPIVQPEVAQLLKVLLKMNKPKNILEVGTAIGYSALIMAETTEGKANITTIERRRDMIEIAMENISKTPYKENIKILEGDAEEVLLTLDEKYDFIFLDAAKGQYMDFFNKSIKYLNKGGIIVSDNVLYKGMVATDALVIRRKKTIVKRLRAFLQYINEVEGYTSSIIPIGDGVAITYREE; from the coding sequence ATGGTTAATTTGAATCAAATAAATGAAGAATATATAGAAGATTATATAAGACAATTATTACCTAAGAATAATGATAATCTACAGATAATGGAAAAATATGCAATTGATTATCATGTTCCCATAGTACAACCGGAAGTGGCTCAATTACTAAAAGTTTTATTAAAGATGAATAAACCAAAGAATATATTGGAAGTAGGTACTGCCATAGGGTATTCTGCCCTTATAATGGCAGAAACCACAGAAGGAAAAGCCAATATAACCACTATAGAGCGAAGAAGAGATATGATAGAAATAGCTATGGAAAATATATCTAAGACTCCATATAAAGAGAATATTAAAATTTTAGAGGGAGATGCAGAAGAGGTATTACTTACCTTAGATGAAAAATATGATTTTATTTTTCTAGATGCTGCTAAAGGTCAATATATGGATTTTTTTAATAAAAGTATTAAATATTTAAATAAAGGTGGAATTATTGTATCAGATAATGTACTCTATAAAGGTATGGTTGCTACAGATGCTTTAGTCATTAGAAGAAAGAAAACCATAGTAAAAAGACTAAGAGCATTTTTACAATATATAAATGAAGTAGAAGGCTATACATCAAGTATTATACCTATAGGAGATGGAGTAGCCATAACATATAGAGAGGAGTAA
- the mltG gene encoding endolytic transglycosylase MltG encodes MEKAKMRKSRKRRFSVLIIFIILLSVGIFANNYYREGLLAMNPDDSSDVLIVIPSSSSVSTIANILHENKLIKSPLIFKIKVKTSNVASTLKAGEYNLSTDMDLDTIISKLVKGGKDRNIVKFTIPEGYELEQMAEKLAKEGIVNEERFIQLSSDKKNFEEEFPFLKELEKGQSLEGFLFPSTYEIFAGAREEDVIEKMLHEFEKVYEKDLASKLKELDISLNEAVTLASIVEREGKVDEERPLMSAVFYNRIKKDMMLQSCATVQYVLGERKEVLTNEDTRIDSPYNTYINQGLPPGPIASPGEASLVAAVNPADVDYLFFVLTGDGTHTFTKTYEEHLQAKPKK; translated from the coding sequence ATGGAGAAAGCTAAGATGAGGAAATCAAGAAAGAGAAGATTTTCTGTATTAATAATATTTATAATTTTACTATCAGTTGGAATTTTTGCTAATAATTATTATAGGGAAGGATTACTGGCGATGAATCCAGATGATTCTTCTGATGTATTAATAGTTATTCCATCCTCTAGTTCAGTTAGTACCATAGCAAATATATTACATGAAAATAAACTTATAAAAAGTCCTCTTATATTTAAAATTAAAGTGAAGACAAGCAATGTAGCAAGTACTCTTAAAGCAGGAGAGTACAATCTATCTACAGATATGGACTTAGATACAATAATAAGTAAGCTAGTAAAAGGTGGAAAGGATAGGAATATAGTAAAATTTACTATACCAGAGGGCTATGAATTAGAACAAATGGCTGAAAAGTTAGCTAAGGAAGGAATCGTAAATGAGGAGAGATTTATCCAATTATCCAGTGATAAAAAGAATTTTGAGGAAGAATTTCCTTTCCTAAAGGAACTGGAAAAAGGTCAAAGTTTAGAGGGGTTTTTATTTCCATCAACTTATGAAATCTTTGCAGGTGCAAGAGAAGAAGATGTTATAGAGAAAATGCTCCATGAGTTTGAAAAGGTATATGAAAAGGATTTGGCATCAAAGCTTAAAGAATTAGATATAAGCTTAAATGAAGCAGTTACTTTAGCTTCCATAGTAGAAAGAGAAGGTAAGGTAGATGAAGAAAGACCATTGATGTCTGCAGTGTTTTATAATAGAATAAAAAAAGATATGATGCTACAATCTTGTGCCACAGTACAATATGTTTTAGGAGAAAGAAAAGAAGTATTGACTAATGAAGATACAAGAATAGATTCACCATATAATACTTATATCAATCAAGGATTACCACCAGGACCTATAGCATCTCCAGGGGAAGCATCCCTTGTTGCAGCCGTAAATCCGGCAGATGTAGATTATCTATTCTTTGTATTAACAGGGGATGGAACTCATACCTTTACAAAAACTTATGAAGAACATTTACAAGCTAAACCAAAGAAATAA
- a CDS encoding QueT transporter family protein, with protein sequence MNTRYLTKASLIAAIYIVLVLIQMLPMPLVNLTFGAIQLRIAEGLTLLPLIESAAVPGVFIGCLLSNLLLASYTGFGLVDILGGSLVTLIAAYLTSKMKNKVMGMIPPIVLNGLIVSIWVSYYTSVPYLVTVLGISGGELLSLGIFGTIILSVYEKATNLKEY encoded by the coding sequence ATGAACACAAGATATTTAACTAAAGCTAGTCTAATAGCTGCAATATATATAGTATTAGTATTAATTCAAATGTTGCCAATGCCTTTAGTAAACTTAACTTTTGGTGCAATACAGCTTAGAATAGCAGAGGGATTAACACTATTACCATTAATAGAATCTGCAGCAGTTCCAGGAGTTTTTATTGGATGTTTATTATCTAACTTACTTCTAGCATCTTATACAGGATTTGGACTAGTAGATATATTGGGTGGTAGTTTAGTAACACTTATTGCAGCATACTTAACATCTAAAATGAAAAATAAAGTAATGGGTATGATTCCACCTATAGTATTAAATGGATTAATAGTATCAATCTGGGTATCATACTATACAAGTGTGCCATATTTAGTTACAGTACTAGGAATAAGTGGTGGAGAACTGCTATCATTGGGCATATTTGGTACCATAATCTTATCAGTATATGAAAAGGCAACTAATTTGAAAGAGTATTAA
- a CDS encoding lysine exporter LysO family protein, which translates to MSLRIFFAVLLGTGVGYFFLSPKISSSIGIIIDIGLMLLLFFVGIDIGKQRDIFQKIKNMGLKILLVPMAVIAGSIIGSMVAGLFLKIPINQSGAIGSGLGWYSLSSTILLADGYVELSALAFLSNVFREIIALITIPLIAKYVGKLESVSVAGATAMDTCLPVIAASTDSQTAIIAFITGVICTTAVPIVLPIILKL; encoded by the coding sequence ATGAGTCTTAGAATATTTTTTGCAGTTTTATTAGGAACTGGAGTAGGATATTTCTTTTTATCTCCTAAAATTTCATCAAGTATTGGAATTATTATAGATATTGGACTTATGTTACTATTGTTCTTTGTAGGTATAGATATAGGAAAACAAAGAGATATATTCCAAAAAATTAAAAATATGGGACTTAAAATACTTTTAGTACCTATGGCAGTTATAGCAGGAAGTATAATAGGCAGTATGGTAGCAGGATTATTTCTTAAAATTCCAATAAATCAATCGGGTGCCATAGGATCGGGTTTAGGTTGGTATTCTTTAAGCTCTACTATACTTTTAGCAGATGGATATGTGGAACTGAGTGCATTGGCATTTTTATCTAATGTATTTAGAGAAATAATAGCCTTAATAACCATACCCCTAATAGCAAAATATGTAGGGAAACTAGAATCTGTATCGGTGGCAGGGGCAACAGCCATGGATACTTGCCTTCCAGTAATAGCCGCATCAACAGACTCACAAACAGCTATTATAGCCTTTATTACAGGAGTAATATGTACTACAGCAGTGCCAATCGTGTTACCAATTATTCTGAAGTTATAA
- a CDS encoding LysO family transporter produces MGMRLILYLGILVLGGFVGYKDKISEKLEANLDTIQSICLLFLLFVMGITIGINEEVMTNLFSIGLKAFIISIFTILFSIVFVYIIKRFIVLEEERNES; encoded by the coding sequence ATGGGAATGAGGTTAATACTGTATTTAGGTATACTAGTATTGGGTGGGTTTGTTGGATATAAGGATAAAATTAGTGAAAAGCTAGAAGCTAATTTAGATACTATCCAAAGTATTTGCCTACTTTTTTTATTGTTTGTAATGGGGATTACAATTGGAATAAATGAAGAAGTAATGACTAACTTATTTTCCATAGGATTGAAGGCTTTCATAATATCTATTTTTACTATTTTATTTAGTATAGTATTTGTATATATAATTAAAAGATTTATTGTACTGGAGGAAGAAAGAAATGAGTCTTAG
- a CDS encoding ribonuclease J yields the protein MRKSNKLKIIPLGGLGEVGKNITAIEYKEDMILIDCGMTFPEDEMLGIDVVIPDVTYILKNRDKIRAIVLTHGHEDHIGALPYILNKINIPIYGTKLTLGLVENKLKEHKLDKVNMNIVKHGETIKLGVFNVEFIKTGHSIPDSAALAIHTPVGVVVHTGDFKIDYTPIDGDVIDLNRFAELGNKGVLLLMSDSTNAERPGYTMSERTVGNTFREIFLNHKHRILVATFASNVHRIQQIINASEENNRKVVLSGRSMINTIGVALELGYLHMKEGTLIDINDMNKYPSDEITIITTGSQGEPMSALSRIASGEHKKVQIQPEDLVIISATPIPGNEKTVSKVINNLVEKGTQVIFESLADVHVSGHACQEELKLMLTLVKPKYFIPVHGEFRHLKKHAEIAGALGTSPENIFILNNGEIMEFTKDTAEPGGNVQSGNILVDGLGVGDVGNIVLRDRKHLSEDGLIVVVVTISKKEGIILAGPDIISRGFVYVRESEDLMEEARKVVRAVLEDCEKKKITDWATLKSNIRDTLRNHLYGKIKRNPMILPIIMEV from the coding sequence GTGCGAAAATCAAATAAATTAAAAATCATTCCCTTAGGCGGCCTAGGGGAAGTCGGAAAAAACATTACTGCGATTGAATATAAAGAAGATATGATCCTAATAGATTGTGGAATGACTTTTCCAGAAGATGAAATGCTGGGAATTGACGTTGTTATCCCTGATGTAACTTATATTCTAAAAAATAGGGATAAAATAAGAGCCATAGTTCTAACCCATGGACATGAAGACCATATTGGTGCTTTGCCATATATTCTAAATAAAATAAATATACCTATTTATGGAACTAAGTTGACTCTAGGATTAGTAGAAAATAAACTTAAAGAGCATAAACTAGACAAAGTAAATATGAATATAGTTAAACATGGTGAGACCATAAAGCTAGGAGTATTTAATGTTGAGTTTATAAAAACAGGTCATAGTATACCGGATAGTGCAGCCTTAGCTATTCATACTCCAGTAGGAGTAGTAGTTCATACGGGCGATTTTAAAATAGATTATACTCCGATAGATGGTGATGTAATAGATTTAAATCGTTTTGCAGAGCTGGGAAATAAAGGGGTACTATTGTTGATGTCAGATAGTACCAATGCAGAAAGACCAGGCTATACTATGAGTGAAAGAACTGTAGGTAATACTTTTAGAGAAATTTTCCTAAATCATAAACATAGAATACTAGTTGCTACTTTCGCTTCCAATGTTCATAGAATTCAACAGATAATAAATGCCTCTGAAGAAAATAATAGAAAGGTAGTCTTATCTGGTAGATCTATGATAAATACCATAGGAGTAGCATTAGAGCTAGGCTATCTTCATATGAAGGAAGGTACTTTAATAGATATAAATGATATGAACAAATATCCAAGTGATGAAATCACTATAATCACCACAGGCAGTCAAGGAGAGCCAATGTCGGCACTGTCTAGAATCGCATCAGGAGAGCATAAGAAAGTCCAAATTCAACCTGAAGATTTGGTTATAATCTCAGCTACACCTATACCAGGAAATGAAAAAACAGTTTCTAAGGTAATAAATAATTTAGTTGAAAAGGGAACGCAAGTTATATTTGAGTCATTAGCTGATGTTCACGTATCAGGCCATGCTTGCCAAGAGGAGTTAAAGCTAATGCTAACTCTAGTTAAACCAAAATATTTCATACCTGTACATGGTGAATTTAGACATCTGAAAAAGCACGCTGAAATAGCAGGAGCTTTAGGAACTTCCCCAGAAAATATATTTATATTAAATAATGGAGAAATAATGGAATTTACTAAGGATACAGCAGAGCCAGGCGGTAATGTACAATCAGGAAATATTTTAGTAGATGGATTAGGTGTTGGAGATGTGGGAAATATTGTGCTTAGAGATAGAAAGCATTTATCGGAAGACGGCTTAATAGTAGTTGTGGTTACCATTAGTAAAAAAGAAGGTATCATCCTAGCAGGTCCAGATATTATATCTCGTGGTTTTGTATATGTGAGAGAATCTGAAGATTTAATGGAAGAGGCTAGAAAAGTAGTAAGAGCAGTACTTGAAGACTGTGAAAAGAAGAAAATAACAGATTGGGCCACATTAAAATCAAATATTCGTGATACTTTAAGAAATCATTTATATGGAAAAATTAAAAGAAATCCAATGATACTGCCTATAATAATGGAAGTATAA
- a CDS encoding Fur family transcriptional regulator gives MDININSIKGKLQNQGYKLTTQRRAILNSIIDNSEQHLSPEEVYNIVKKEYPDLGIATVYRTLQLFEKLDIVCKLNFDDGCSRYELSTGPEGHHHHHLICLNCGKVIEVKLDLLEALEEEIEKEGQFTIVDHNVKFYGYCSECKDKSL, from the coding sequence ATGGATATTAATATAAATTCTATAAAAGGAAAACTTCAAAATCAAGGATATAAGCTTACAACTCAAAGAAGAGCCATATTAAATTCAATAATAGATAATTCAGAACAACATTTAAGTCCTGAGGAAGTGTATAATATTGTTAAAAAGGAATATCCGGATCTAGGCATTGCTACTGTATATAGGACTTTACAATTGTTTGAGAAATTAGACATAGTTTGTAAATTAAATTTTGATGATGGATGTAGTAGGTATGAATTAAGTACAGGACCTGAAGGACACCATCACCATCACTTAATATGTTTGAACTGCGGTAAGGTTATAGAGGTAAAGCTTGATCTTTTAGAGGCTTTAGAGGAGGAAATAGAGAAAGAAGGGCAATTTACTATAGTAGATCATAATGTAAAATTCTATGGATATTGTAGTGAGTGTAAAGATAAATCCCTATAG
- a CDS encoding DUF1292 domain-containing protein — protein MQERIVLLDEDGKPQEFLILATFGLDDDDYAALMPADNIDSPTYILRMERDEDGELILAGIDDDEELEDAIAAYEEMQKENLQ, from the coding sequence ATGCAAGAAAGAATAGTGTTATTAGACGAAGATGGTAAACCACAGGAGTTTCTTATATTGGCCACATTTGGATTAGATGATGATGATTATGCAGCTCTAATGCCAGCAGACAATATAGATAGTCCCACTTATATTTTAAGAATGGAACGAGATGAAGATGGAGAGCTGATCTTAGCCGGAATAGACGATGATGAAGAATTGGAAGATGCCATAGCAGCCTATGAAGAGATGCAGAAGGAAAATCTCCAATAG
- the ruvX gene encoding Holliday junction resolvase RuvX gives MERIMGLDVGDKTIGVSVSDLLQMTAQGVTTIRRESKEKDYKALEDLIKEYNIKKVVVGLPKNMNGTLGPQGEKTMKFAEKLKNKFNVQIIYEDERLTTMAAEKLLIEGDVRREKRKGVIDKVAANFILQTYLDRQGRV, from the coding sequence ATGGAAAGAATAATGGGTTTAGATGTGGGAGATAAGACCATAGGAGTTTCGGTATCTGATTTGTTACAGATGACGGCTCAAGGTGTGACTACCATAAGAAGAGAGAGTAAAGAAAAGGATTACAAGGCATTAGAGGATTTGATAAAAGAGTATAATATTAAAAAGGTTGTAGTAGGTTTGCCTAAGAATATGAATGGAACATTAGGGCCTCAAGGTGAAAAGACTATGAAGTTTGCTGAAAAGCTTAAAAATAAATTTAATGTCCAAATTATATATGAAGATGAAAGGCTAACTACTATGGCAGCTGAAAAGCTTTTAATTGAGGGAGATGTAAGACGAGAGAAAAGAAAAGGTGTAATAGATAAAGTGGCGGCAAACTTTATATTACAGACTTACTTAGATAGACAAGGGAGGGTATAA
- a CDS encoding aldo/keto reductase — MEKINLGNTGIEVSKLCFGSLTMTPFQANLSVKEGAYLIEYAYNRGINFIDTAEIYENYEYIKEALKGKKREDYHIATKTYAYTKEMAKESLDLALKELGTDYIDIFLLHEQESIHTVRGHFEAIEYFLKEKEKGKIKAIGISTHRVSGAKAVGEVKELDVIHPIINKYGIGIQDGTVEDMLRELEIIHNMGKGIYGMKPLGGGHLIKDVENAFNFVRNIPYIDSIAIGMQSIDEIDANIHLLEKGFIPDDLKTNLRTKKRKLIVADYCLGCGNCVKRCKQHGIEVIDGLATPNENCILCGYCAKVCPEFCIKVI, encoded by the coding sequence TTGGAAAAAATAAATTTAGGAAATACAGGTATTGAGGTATCAAAGTTATGCTTTGGTTCTCTTACTATGACTCCTTTTCAAGCTAATTTAAGTGTAAAAGAGGGGGCATATCTCATAGAATATGCCTATAATAGGGGAATTAACTTTATTGATACAGCAGAAATCTATGAGAACTATGAATATATAAAAGAAGCCTTGAAGGGTAAAAAAAGAGAGGATTATCATATAGCAACTAAAACGTATGCATATACTAAGGAAATGGCAAAAGAAAGCTTAGACTTGGCATTAAAAGAGTTAGGAACTGATTATATAGATATTTTTTTATTACATGAACAAGAAAGTATCCATACTGTAAGAGGACATTTTGAAGCTATAGAATACTTTTTAAAAGAAAAGGAAAAGGGTAAAATTAAAGCAATAGGAATATCAACCCATAGAGTATCGGGTGCTAAAGCCGTAGGGGAAGTAAAGGAATTAGACGTAATTCATCCAATAATCAACAAATATGGTATTGGTATACAAGATGGAACAGTAGAAGATATGTTACGGGAACTAGAGATAATTCACAATATGGGTAAAGGGATTTATGGAATGAAGCCCTTAGGTGGTGGACATTTAATAAAAGATGTAGAAAATGCCTTTAATTTTGTAAGAAATATTCCTTATATAGATTCCATAGCTATAGGAATGCAGTCCATAGATGAAATAGATGCTAATATTCATCTATTGGAAAAGGGATTTATTCCTGATGATTTAAAGACTAACCTTAGAACAAAAAAGAGAAAATTAATAGTAGCAGATTATTGCTTAGGCTGTGGTAATTGTGTTAAAAGGTGTAAGCAGCATGGCATAGAAGTAATAGATGGTCTAGCTACTCCAAATGAGAATTGTATTCTATGCGGATATTGTGCAAAGGTATGTCCAGAATTTTGTATAAAAGTAATTTAA
- a CDS encoding IreB family regulatory phosphoprotein, which translates to MKFEVPKDKQNSVRDIILSVFSSLEEKGYDPVNQVIGYILSGDPSYITSHNNARSTICSIERDELLEELLKTYLKN; encoded by the coding sequence ATGAAGTTTGAAGTACCAAAGGATAAACAAAATTCAGTAAGAGATATAATCTTATCTGTATTTTCATCCTTAGAGGAAAAAGGATATGATCCAGTTAATCAAGTAATAGGGTATATCTTATCTGGAGACCCATCCTATATTACTAGTCACAACAATGCCAGATCCACTATATGTAGTATAGAAAGAGATGAACTATTGGAGGAATTGTTGAAGACATATTTAAAGAATTAA